Proteins from a single region of Salipiger sp. H15:
- a CDS encoding fructose bisphosphate aldolase, with translation MAQDKAVFAKQKDQMASGKGFIAALDQSGGSTPKALLQYGVEESEYNGEAEMYGEIHKMRTRIITAPDFTNDKVLGAILFERTMRGEIEGLPTAQYLWEKRGVVPFLKIDKGLEDEANGVQLMKPMPGLAEFLNEAAQEFGIFGTKERSVIHEANADGIEAVVAQQFEIGRMVIAAGMVPILEPEVNIHSATKEEAEAILEAALAKHLDTLAEGEDVMIKLTIPSVPGLYDGLADHPRVVRVVALSGGYSTDDACERLSKNTKMIASFSRALAEGLSKKQSDGDFNAALGSNIDKIYQASL, from the coding sequence ATGGCACAGGACAAGGCCGTTTTTGCAAAGCAAAAAGACCAGATGGCATCGGGCAAGGGCTTCATCGCCGCGCTCGACCAGTCCGGAGGCTCGACCCCGAAGGCGCTGCTCCAGTACGGCGTCGAGGAGAGCGAATACAACGGCGAAGCCGAAATGTACGGCGAGATCCACAAGATGCGCACCCGCATCATCACCGCGCCTGACTTCACCAACGACAAGGTGCTGGGCGCCATCCTCTTCGAGCGCACCATGCGCGGCGAGATCGAGGGCCTGCCGACGGCGCAGTACCTGTGGGAAAAGCGCGGCGTTGTGCCCTTCCTGAAGATCGACAAGGGCCTCGAGGACGAGGCCAACGGCGTGCAGCTGATGAAGCCGATGCCGGGCCTCGCCGAGTTCCTGAACGAGGCCGCGCAGGAGTTCGGCATCTTCGGCACCAAGGAACGCTCGGTGATCCACGAGGCGAATGCCGATGGGATCGAGGCCGTCGTGGCGCAGCAGTTCGAGATCGGCCGCATGGTCATCGCGGCGGGCATGGTGCCGATCCTGGAACCGGAAGTGAACATCCACTCCGCGACCAAGGAAGAGGCCGAGGCGATCCTCGAGGCGGCGCTCGCCAAGCACCTCGACACGCTGGCCGAGGGCGAGGACGTGATGATCAAGCTGACCATCCCCTCGGTTCCGGGCCTCTACGACGGTCTCGCCGATCACCCGCGCGTCGTGCGCGTCGTGGCGCTGTCGGGCGGCTACAGCACCGACGATGCCTGCGAACGCCTGTCGAAGAACACCAAGATGATCGCTTCCTTCAGCCGCGCGCTGGCCGAGGGCCTGTCGAAGAAGCAGTCGGACGGCGACTTCAACGCCGCGCTCGGCAGCAACATCGACAAGATCTACCAGGCCTCGCTCTGA
- a CDS encoding cytochrome P450 produces the protein MIPPKPPSRPDRVSLLRYLRLFRADLLSAQPARLYRAWMAEFRTPFFRSFLVNQPDLVKTVLKDRPMEFPKSGRIAEGLRPLLGNSVFLTNGETWLRQRRIIDPAFEGGRLKETYPAMWDAAQAALARLKAEAGQAVEIEAHTSHAAADVIFRTLFSLPIEHEVAQAVFDEFRAYQRTQPILNLAAFLPLPRWMPRFHRRGTRAAAKRIRALITRLTAERQAAIAAGRAPDDLATKIMTTPDPQTGETFSTSEMVDQVAIFFLAGHETSASALAWALWLVAAHPEWQERLAQEAQVLGDAPDFSDIARLRLSRDVFREALRLYPPVPMMVREATCPVRFRERDVPKGAQVVLSPWHQHRHERLWDNPDGFDPARWGTENGRACAREAYMPFSAGPRVCTGAGFAMVEGVLLLSLILRDLRLDILPDRIPEPVAFLTVRARDGIWLRISAR, from the coding sequence ATGATCCCGCCGAAGCCCCCGTCGCGGCCCGACCGGGTCTCGCTGCTGCGCTACCTGCGGCTCTTCCGGGCGGACCTGCTGTCGGCGCAGCCGGCGCGGCTCTACCGGGCGTGGATGGCCGAATTCCGCACGCCCTTCTTCCGCTCCTTCCTCGTCAACCAGCCGGACCTCGTGAAGACCGTGCTGAAGGATCGGCCGATGGAGTTCCCGAAATCCGGGCGCATCGCCGAGGGGCTGAGGCCGCTGCTCGGCAACTCGGTCTTCCTGACCAATGGCGAGACCTGGCTGCGGCAGCGGCGGATCATCGACCCGGCCTTCGAGGGCGGGCGGCTGAAGGAGACCTATCCCGCCATGTGGGACGCCGCGCAGGCGGCGCTGGCGCGGCTGAAGGCCGAGGCCGGGCAGGCGGTGGAGATCGAGGCGCACACCAGCCACGCCGCCGCCGACGTGATCTTCCGCACGCTCTTCTCGCTGCCGATCGAGCACGAGGTTGCGCAGGCGGTCTTCGACGAGTTCCGCGCCTACCAGCGCACGCAGCCGATCCTCAACCTTGCCGCCTTCCTGCCGCTGCCGCGCTGGATGCCGCGCTTTCACCGGCGCGGCACCAGGGCGGCGGCGAAACGCATCCGCGCGCTCATCACCCGGCTGACCGCCGAGCGGCAGGCGGCGATCGCGGCGGGGCGGGCGCCGGATGATCTTGCCACCAAGATCATGACCACGCCCGACCCGCAGACCGGCGAGACCTTCTCGACCTCCGAGATGGTCGACCAGGTGGCGATCTTCTTCCTCGCCGGGCACGAGACCTCGGCCTCGGCGCTGGCCTGGGCGCTCTGGCTGGTGGCGGCGCATCCCGAGTGGCAGGAGCGGCTGGCGCAGGAGGCGCAGGTGCTCGGCGACGCGCCCGACTTCTCCGACATCGCCAGGCTGCGCCTCTCGCGCGACGTCTTCCGCGAGGCGCTGCGGCTCTACCCGCCGGTGCCGATGATGGTGCGTGAGGCAACCTGTCCCGTGCGTTTCCGCGAACGTGACGTGCCGAAGGGCGCGCAGGTGGTGCTGAGCCCCTGGCACCAGCACCGGCACGAACGGCTCTGGGACAATCCCGACGGCTTCGATCCGGCGCGCTGGGGCACCGAGAACGGCAGGGCCTGCGCGCGCGAGGCCTACATGCCCTTCTCGGCCGGGCCGCGCGTCTGTACCGGGGCGGGATTTGCCATGGTCGAGGGGGTGCTGCTGCTCTCGCTCATCCTGCGCGACCTGAGGCTGGACATCCTGCCCGACCGCATCCCCGAGCCGGTCGCCTTCCTCACCGTGAGGGCGCGCGACGGCATATGGCTGCGCATCTCCGCCCGCTAG
- a CDS encoding cytochrome c biogenesis protein CcdA, protein MFGIEIIDASLLPAMIVALFGGVISFLSPCVLPIVPPYLAFMSGVSLQEMQAGGSARWRAFVAALFFVLGLSTVFILLGFTASWLGTFFLQNQILLARISGVVVIVFGLHFLHVFRIPFLDREARLDAGEAGGSAFGAYLLGLAFAFGWTPCIGPQLGAILSLAATEASVARGTLLLGVYALGLGLPFLLAAVFLSRAMGLMNRLKRHMKTIERIMGLLLIVVGFALLTGAFSAFSFWLLETFPALGSLG, encoded by the coding sequence ATGTTCGGAATCGAGATCATCGACGCAAGCCTGCTCCCCGCCATGATCGTGGCGCTTTTCGGGGGCGTCATCTCGTTCCTCAGCCCCTGCGTGCTGCCGATCGTGCCGCCCTACCTCGCCTTCATGTCGGGGGTGTCGCTGCAGGAGATGCAGGCCGGCGGCAGCGCCCGCTGGCGCGCCTTCGTCGCGGCGCTGTTCTTCGTGCTGGGGCTCTCGACGGTGTTCATCCTGCTCGGCTTCACCGCCTCCTGGCTCGGCACCTTCTTCCTGCAGAACCAGATCCTGCTGGCGCGGATCTCGGGCGTGGTGGTGATCGTCTTCGGTCTGCATTTCCTGCACGTCTTCCGCATTCCCTTCCTCGACCGCGAAGCGCGGCTCGACGCGGGCGAGGCGGGGGGCTCGGCCTTCGGCGCCTACCTGCTGGGCCTCGCCTTCGCCTTCGGCTGGACGCCCTGCATCGGCCCGCAGCTCGGTGCGATCCTGTCGCTGGCGGCGACCGAGGCCTCGGTGGCGCGCGGCACGCTGCTGCTCGGCGTCTATGCGCTGGGGCTGGGGCTGCCCTTCCTGCTGGCGGCGGTGTTCCTCAGCCGCGCCATGGGGCTGATGAACCGGCTCAAGCGCCACATGAAGACCATCGAGCGGATCATGGGTCTTCTGCTCATCGTCGTCGGCTTCGCGCTGCTCACCGGCGCCTTCTCGGCCTTCTCCTTCTGGCTGCTGGAAACCTTCCCGGCGCTTGGCAGTCTCGGCTGA
- a CDS encoding Rne/Rng family ribonuclease has translation MAKKMLIDATHAEETRVVVVDGNKVEEFDFESENKRQLAGNIYLAKVTRVEPSLQAAFVDYGGNRHGFLAFSEIHPDYYQIPVADRQALMEEEAALAAEEDEDDREKSRSKSSRSRTRRSRTRSKAEKAGTDDKLVTGEVVAEGDVSESISGMETIDLGDDVLDARDGEGLSPMETVAETPVEEPAEGTEARAPEADDHDDDHEHELDAVKSDDSIESVADDDTEEDIRPARKPRARKYKIQEVIKVRQILLVQVVKEERGNKGAALTTYLSLAGRYCVLMPNTARGGGISRKITNAADRSKLKEIAQSIDVPKGAGLIIRTAGAKRTKTEIKRDYEYLQRLWEQIRELTLKSVAPAKIYEEGDLIKRSIRDLYNREIDEVHVEGERGYRNAKDFMKMIMPSHAKNVKHYLDPMPLFARYQVETYLGGMFNPTVQLKSGGYIVIGVTEALVAIDVNSGRATKEGSIEETALKTNLEAAEEVARQLRLRDLAGLIVIDFIDMEERKNNAAVEKKLKDKLKTDRARIQVGRISGFGLLEMSRQRLRPGMIEATTQPCAACHGTGLIRSDDNMALNILRQIEEEGVRRRSREVLVKCPVGIANYLMNQKREHVAQIEARYGMAVRIEGDLHLVSPDFTMEKFKTATRNVPEVVTPVVSATASLMDQVDEDYPGEEEDEEELIEAEAEAEAEAKAGSEAEAGSGAVEVDGEGKPKRRRRRRRRSRSKNRDGQNGETGDETGDEAGEESGDEAGDDAGYEVEDADAVTEEAPVEAAEAPVEAAVEAPVEAEAEVAPEAPAAEEAPAEKPKRARRSRSRKKAEPEATEEAPAEPVAESQPEAPAEVAEAPVAEPVIEPVVEEAPEAPAVETPEAVAEAPVEAPVAAEPAAEEAPVEPEPERVPEPVAAEADDASKPKRRGWWNR, from the coding sequence ATGGCAAAGAAAATGCTCATCGATGCCACCCACGCGGAAGAGACCCGCGTCGTGGTGGTGGACGGAAACAAGGTCGAGGAATTCGACTTTGAATCTGAAAACAAGCGCCAGCTAGCAGGCAACATCTACCTCGCGAAAGTCACGCGGGTCGAGCCCTCGCTGCAGGCGGCCTTCGTGGATTACGGCGGAAACCGTCACGGCTTCCTCGCCTTCTCGGAAATCCATCCCGACTATTACCAGATCCCCGTCGCCGACCGTCAGGCGCTGATGGAGGAAGAGGCCGCGCTCGCCGCCGAAGAGGACGAGGATGACCGCGAGAAGTCGCGCTCGAAATCCTCCCGCTCGCGCACCCGCCGCTCGCGCACCCGCAGCAAGGCCGAGAAGGCAGGCACCGACGACAAGCTGGTGACCGGCGAGGTCGTGGCCGAGGGCGACGTGTCCGAGAGCATCTCGGGCATGGAAACCATCGATCTCGGGGACGACGTCCTCGACGCGCGCGACGGCGAAGGCCTGTCGCCGATGGAAACCGTTGCCGAAACGCCCGTCGAGGAGCCCGCAGAGGGCACCGAGGCGCGCGCCCCCGAGGCCGACGATCACGACGATGACCACGAGCACGAGCTCGACGCGGTCAAGTCCGACGACAGCATCGAGTCGGTCGCCGACGACGACACCGAGGAAGACATCCGCCCGGCGCGCAAGCCGCGCGCGCGGAAGTACAAGATCCAGGAAGTCATCAAGGTCCGCCAGATCCTGCTCGTGCAGGTCGTCAAGGAAGAGCGTGGCAACAAGGGCGCCGCGCTGACCACCTATCTCTCGCTCGCCGGCCGCTACTGCGTGCTGATGCCGAACACCGCCCGTGGCGGCGGCATCTCGCGCAAGATCACCAATGCCGCCGACCGCTCGAAGCTGAAGGAAATCGCGCAGAGCATCGACGTGCCGAAGGGCGCGGGGCTGATCATCCGGACCGCGGGCGCCAAGCGCACCAAGACCGAGATCAAGCGCGACTACGAATACCTGCAGCGCCTCTGGGAGCAGATCCGCGAGCTGACGCTCAAGTCGGTCGCGCCCGCCAAGATCTACGAAGAGGGTGACCTCATCAAGCGCTCGATCCGCGACCTCTACAACCGCGAGATCGACGAGGTTCACGTGGAAGGCGAACGCGGCTACCGCAACGCCAAGGACTTCATGAAGATGATCATGCCGTCCCACGCGAAGAACGTGAAACACTACCTCGACCCGATGCCGCTCTTCGCGCGCTACCAGGTCGAGACCTACCTCGGCGGCATGTTCAACCCGACCGTGCAGCTGAAGTCCGGCGGTTACATCGTGATCGGCGTCACCGAGGCGCTGGTGGCGATCGACGTGAACTCGGGCCGGGCCACCAAGGAAGGCTCGATCGAGGAAACCGCGCTGAAGACCAACCTGGAGGCCGCCGAAGAAGTGGCCCGCCAGCTGCGTCTGCGCGACCTCGCCGGGCTCATCGTCATCGACTTCATCGACATGGAAGAGCGCAAGAACAACGCCGCCGTCGAGAAGAAGCTGAAGGACAAGCTCAAGACCGACCGCGCCCGCATCCAGGTCGGCCGCATCTCCGGCTTCGGCCTGCTCGAGATGTCGCGCCAGCGCCTGCGCCCGGGCATGATCGAGGCCACCACGCAGCCCTGCGCGGCCTGCCACGGCACCGGCCTCATCCGCTCGGATGACAACATGGCGCTGAACATCCTGCGCCAGATCGAGGAAGAGGGCGTGCGCCGCCGCTCGCGCGAGGTGCTGGTGAAGTGCCCCGTCGGCATCGCCAACTACCTGATGAACCAGAAGCGCGAGCACGTCGCCCAGATCGAGGCGCGCTACGGCATGGCCGTGCGCATCGAGGGCGACCTGCACCTCGTGAGCCCGGACTTCACCATGGAGAAGTTCAAGACCGCGACGCGCAACGTCCCCGAGGTCGTCACGCCCGTGGTCTCGGCCACGGCCTCGCTGATGGACCAGGTCGACGAGGATTACCCCGGCGAGGAAGAGGACGAGGAAGAGCTGATCGAGGCGGAGGCCGAAGCCGAAGCCGAAGCCAAGGCAGGCTCCGAGGCCGAGGCCGGTTCCGGTGCGGTCGAGGTGGATGGCGAGGGCAAGCCCAAGAGGCGCCGCCGCCGTCGTCGCCGCTCGCGCTCGAAGAACCGCGATGGCCAGAACGGCGAGACCGGGGACGAGACTGGGGACGAGGCGGGCGAAGAATCCGGTGACGAAGCTGGCGACGACGCCGGCTACGAAGTCGAGGACGCGGACGCGGTGACCGAAGAGGCTCCGGTCGAGGCCGCGGAAGCGCCCGTCGAGGCCGCAGTCGAGGCTCCGGTCGAAGCCGAAGCCGAAGTCGCTCCCGAGGCGCCCGCCGCCGAGGAGGCCCCGGCCGAGAAGCCGAAGCGCGCCCGCCGCTCGCGCAGCCGCAAGAAGGCCGAGCCCGAGGCAACCGAGGAAGCTCCTGCGGAGCCGGTCGCCGAGTCCCAGCCCGAAGCGCCCGCCGAGGTTGCCGAAGCTCCGGTCGCCGAGCCGGTGATCGAGCCGGTGGTCGAAGAGGCCCCCGAGGCACCGGCGGTGGAAACGCCCGAAGCGGTTGCCGAGGCGCCGGTGGAAGCCCCGGTCGCGGCCGAGCCCGCCGCCGAGGAAGCCCCGGTTGAGCCCGAGCCCGAGCGCGTGCCGGAGCCCGTCGCCGCCGAGGCGGACGACGCCTCCAAGCCCAAGCGCCGCGGCTGGTGGAACCGCTGA
- a CDS encoding aldolase/citrate lyase family protein, which produces MTGRNKLKARLKAGETVTAAWFELGSPEVAELLVYSGWDVLVIDCEHGSAGLEAGLNLLRAVEGAGGEAVIRVPDASEATLKRALDRGARSIMVPMVHSAALAREIASYCLYAPRGRRGYAAPIVRATNWGNLPGYAAAAHEELLLMVQVEHVDTVGEISEIAKVEGIDMAFVGPNDFAASMNLLEQTEHPEVRARIAEAETAALAGGLLLGTITGVAGPGRSYSDLRSAGYRFIVGPNDVGLLAGAARAAKAQAAKDLGEADTEAAPLPGY; this is translated from the coding sequence ATGACCGGAAGAAACAAGCTCAAGGCGCGGCTCAAGGCCGGGGAGACGGTCACCGCCGCCTGGTTCGAGCTGGGCTCGCCCGAGGTGGCCGAGCTGCTGGTCTACAGTGGCTGGGACGTGCTGGTGATCGACTGCGAGCACGGCTCGGCCGGGCTCGAGGCGGGGCTGAACCTGCTGCGCGCGGTCGAGGGCGCGGGCGGCGAGGCGGTGATCCGGGTGCCCGACGCCTCCGAGGCGACGCTGAAGCGGGCGCTCGACCGCGGCGCGCGCTCGATCATGGTGCCGATGGTGCACAGCGCCGCGCTGGCGCGCGAGATCGCCTCCTACTGCCTCTATGCGCCGCGCGGGCGGCGGGGCTACGCCGCGCCCATTGTGCGCGCCACCAACTGGGGCAACCTGCCCGGCTATGCCGCCGCCGCGCATGAGGAGCTGCTGCTCATGGTGCAGGTCGAGCACGTGGACACCGTGGGAGAGATCTCCGAGATCGCCAAGGTCGAGGGCATCGACATGGCCTTCGTCGGCCCGAACGATTTTGCCGCCTCGATGAACCTGCTCGAGCAGACCGAGCACCCGGAGGTGCGCGCCCGGATCGCCGAGGCGGAGACCGCCGCGCTCGCGGGCGGGCTGCTTCTGGGAACGATCACCGGCGTCGCCGGGCCCGGCCGCAGCTATTCCGACCTGCGGAGTGCGGGCTACCGCTTCATCGTCGGCCCGAACGACGTCGGCCTGCTGGCCGGGGCCGCCCGCGCCGCGAAGGCGCAGGCCGCCAAGGATCTGGGCGAGGCGGACACCGAGGCCGCCCCGCTGCCGGGCTACTGA
- a CDS encoding NAD(P)-dependent oxidoreductase produces MAKCAFLGLGVMGFPMAGHMTKAGHEVTVYNRTAAKADKWVGEFGGRMAATPREAAEGAEFVMACVGNDDDLRAVCLGADGAFAGMGEGAIFVDHTTVSSMVTRELWEVAKDNGFGFVDAPVSGGQAGAENGQLVVMCGGDQGDYDMAAPVIDAYAKMCKRIGDSGAGQLCKMVNQICIAGLVQGLSEGLAFAEKAGIDGRAVVEVIGGGAAGSWQMVNRYQTMLDDKFEHGFAVDWMRKDLGICLATGNEIGASLPVTAVVDQFYKDVQKMGGGRWDTSSLIKRLKAFG; encoded by the coding sequence GTGGCAAAATGCGCATTCCTGGGTCTCGGCGTGATGGGATTCCCCATGGCGGGGCACATGACCAAGGCCGGTCACGAGGTGACGGTCTACAACCGCACCGCCGCGAAGGCCGACAAATGGGTGGGCGAGTTCGGCGGCAGGATGGCCGCCACCCCGCGCGAGGCGGCCGAGGGCGCCGAGTTCGTCATGGCCTGCGTCGGCAATGACGACGACCTGCGCGCGGTCTGCCTCGGCGCCGACGGTGCCTTTGCCGGGATGGGCGAGGGGGCGATCTTCGTCGATCACACCACGGTCTCGTCGATGGTGACGCGCGAGCTCTGGGAAGTGGCCAAGGACAACGGCTTCGGCTTCGTCGACGCGCCGGTCTCGGGCGGGCAGGCGGGGGCCGAGAACGGCCAGCTCGTGGTGATGTGCGGCGGTGACCAGGGCGACTACGACATGGCCGCGCCGGTGATCGACGCCTATGCCAAGATGTGCAAGCGCATCGGCGACAGCGGCGCGGGCCAGCTGTGCAAGATGGTCAACCAGATCTGCATCGCGGGTCTCGTGCAGGGCCTTTCCGAAGGGCTCGCCTTCGCCGAGAAGGCGGGGATCGACGGGCGCGCGGTGGTCGAGGTGATCGGCGGCGGCGCGGCCGGGTCCTGGCAGATGGTGAACCGCTACCAGACGATGCTCGACGACAAGTTCGAGCACGGCTTCGCGGTGGACTGGATGCGCAAGGACCTCGGCATCTGCCTTGCCACCGGCAACGAGATCGGCGCCTCGCTGCCGGTGACGGCGGTGGTGGACCAGTTCTACAAGGACGTCCAGAAGATGGGCGGCGGTCGCTGGGACACGTCCTCGCTGATCAAGCGGCTCAAGGCCTTCGGCTGA
- a CDS encoding penicillin acylase family protein, producing MATLFRWLLRLVSVAILLTIIGVALAYYLASRSLPEYDKTLEVAGTAGDIEIVRDNAGVPHVFAPVDRDVYFGLGYAHAQDRLWQMTLLRRTAQGRLSELFGRRTVETDTLMRRLDLYTHARMSVEAQDGETLDALEAYAAGVNARIEEINSDSLGRGAPEFFLFNAPIAPWQPADSLAIVKLMALQLSGQFRDEILRARTSLALPEPEMIRDILPDIPGPGVAELPEYAALFPERPLPRFAAASSPQPDLMPVARPGMGGASNAWAAAPSRSAGGGTLLANDPHLGFTAPSTWYLARLQLSTGGVIGGTIPGVPAVLLGRSEHIAWGLTSSYLDDQDLYIEELDPENPERYRTPDGYKPFRTRRSIVSIKGAPPVTLTLRWTENGPVLPRKAFDLDQITPQGDVVSLSWTALSDGDSSMSAAIGLMKSQTVDEALEASKRFVAPSQMLTLIDDEHIAMKLIGAMPKRDAQNQTQGRMPSPGWIAANRWQGMLPDSDNPLFKDPLGGILGNTNNKVIDRPFPDHVSFNWGDSQRVTRWLALMQGREVHTRDSFIEAQLDTVSPAARTLLPLIGRDLWFTGEAAPEGTPLRQRERALDLLAEWNGEMNEHLPEPLIYAAWLRALQDRLIRDEIGPLADEYTHVDPLFIERVFRNIDGAGKWCDVLRSAPVETCTDIARMALDDALVWIGERYGTQLESLRWGDAHQATHKHTVLGDVPLLNYFVNIRQTTSGGDFTLQRGVTAGEGPDPFANVHGATYRGVYDFADPDSSVFIISTGESGHLLSRHYDDMGTLWRRGEYIPMSLDEDLARAASVGITRLVKP from the coding sequence ATGGCAACTCTCTTCCGCTGGCTTCTCAGGCTCGTCAGCGTGGCGATCCTGCTGACCATCATCGGCGTGGCGCTGGCCTATTACCTGGCCTCGCGCTCGCTGCCCGAATACGACAAGACGCTCGAGGTCGCGGGCACCGCCGGCGACATCGAGATCGTCCGCGACAATGCCGGGGTGCCGCATGTCTTCGCCCCGGTCGATCGCGACGTCTATTTCGGGCTCGGCTACGCGCATGCGCAGGACCGGCTCTGGCAGATGACGCTGCTGCGCCGCACCGCGCAGGGCCGCCTGTCGGAGCTCTTCGGCCGCCGCACGGTCGAGACCGACACGCTGATGCGCCGGCTCGACCTCTACACCCACGCCCGCATGTCGGTCGAGGCGCAGGACGGCGAGACGCTGGACGCGCTCGAGGCCTATGCCGCCGGGGTGAACGCCCGGATCGAGGAGATCAACTCGGACAGCCTCGGCCGCGGCGCGCCGGAGTTCTTCCTCTTCAACGCCCCGATCGCGCCCTGGCAGCCGGCGGACTCGCTGGCGATCGTCAAGCTGATGGCGCTGCAGCTCTCCGGCCAGTTCCGCGACGAGATCCTGCGCGCGCGCACCTCGCTCGCCCTGCCCGAGCCCGAGATGATCCGCGACATCCTGCCCGACATCCCCGGCCCCGGCGTCGCCGAGCTGCCCGAATACGCCGCGCTCTTCCCCGAGCGCCCGCTGCCGCGCTTTGCCGCGGCGAGCAGCCCGCAGCCCGACCTGATGCCCGTCGCAAGGCCCGGCATGGGCGGCGCCTCGAACGCCTGGGCCGCCGCGCCGAGCCGCTCGGCAGGGGGCGGCACGCTGCTGGCCAACGATCCGCACCTCGGCTTCACCGCGCCTTCGACCTGGTATCTCGCGCGGCTGCAGCTCTCGACCGGCGGCGTCATCGGCGGCACCATCCCCGGCGTTCCGGCGGTGCTGCTGGGCCGGTCCGAGCACATCGCCTGGGGGTTGACCTCGTCCTACCTCGACGACCAGGACCTCTACATCGAGGAGCTCGACCCCGAGAACCCCGAGCGCTACCGCACGCCGGACGGGTACAAGCCCTTCCGCACGCGCCGCTCGATCGTCAGCATCAAGGGCGCGCCGCCGGTCACTCTGACCCTGCGCTGGACCGAGAACGGCCCGGTGCTGCCGCGCAAGGCATTCGATCTCGACCAGATCACCCCGCAGGGTGACGTGGTCTCGCTGAGCTGGACCGCGCTCTCGGACGGCGACAGCTCGATGAGCGCCGCGATCGGGCTGATGAAGTCGCAGACCGTCGACGAGGCGCTCGAGGCGAGCAAGCGCTTCGTCGCGCCGTCGCAGATGCTGACCCTGATCGACGACGAGCATATCGCGATGAAGCTGATCGGCGCGATGCCGAAGCGCGATGCGCAGAACCAGACGCAGGGCCGGATGCCGAGCCCCGGCTGGATCGCCGCGAACCGCTGGCAGGGCATGCTGCCGGACAGCGACAACCCGCTCTTCAAGGATCCGCTCGGCGGCATCCTCGGCAACACCAACAACAAGGTGATCGACCGCCCCTTCCCCGACCACGTGAGCTTCAACTGGGGCGACAGCCAGCGGGTGACGCGCTGGCTGGCGCTGATGCAGGGCCGCGAGGTGCACACCCGCGACAGCTTCATCGAGGCGCAGCTCGACACCGTCTCTCCCGCCGCCCGCACGCTGCTGCCGCTGATCGGCCGCGACCTGTGGTTCACCGGCGAGGCCGCGCCCGAGGGCACGCCGCTGCGCCAGCGCGAGCGCGCGCTTGACCTTCTGGCCGAGTGGAACGGCGAGATGAACGAGCACCTGCCCGAGCCGCTGATCTACGCCGCCTGGCTACGCGCGCTGCAGGACCGGCTGATCCGCGACGAGATCGGCCCGCTCGCCGACGAGTACACCCATGTCGATCCGCTGTTCATCGAGCGCGTCTTCCGCAACATCGACGGCGCCGGCAAATGGTGCGACGTGCTGCGCTCGGCCCCGGTCGAGACCTGCACCGACATTGCCCGCATGGCGCTCGACGATGCGCTGGTCTGGATCGGCGAGCGCTACGGCACGCAGCTTGAATCGCTGCGCTGGGGCGATGCGCACCAGGCGACGCACAAGCACACGGTGCTGGGCGACGTGCCGCTGCTGAACTATTTCGTGAACATCCGCCAGACCACCTCGGGCGGCGATTTCACCCTGCAGCGCGGCGTCACAGCGGGCGAAGGCCCCGATCCCTTCGCCAACGTGCATGGCGCGACCTACCGCGGCGTCTACGACTTCGCCGATCCCGACAGCTCGGTCTTCATCATCTCGACCGGCGAATCCGGCCACCTGCTGTCGCGCCACTACGACGACATGGGCACGCTCTGGCGGCGCGGCGAGTACATCCCGATGTCGCTGGACGAGGACCTCGCCCGCGCCGCCTCGGTGGGGATCACCCGGCTGGTGAAACCTTGA